One segment of Thermincola ferriacetica DNA contains the following:
- the uraA gene encoding uracil permease: MPKNRHQRGIHLKNFVDVDEKLPLPKALPLSLQHMFAMFGASVLVPILFKIDPATVLFFNGVGTLLYIFITKGKIPAFLGSSFAFIAPVYVVMAGYDYRTALGGFIAAGITFITVAIIVKFAGIDWLKKVFPPASMGAIVAIIGLELAPVAADMAGFPVGLNTKALDPKMVTISMVTLLTVILGSVLFRGFLKVIPVLIGVIVGYIVSVLMGVVSLEAVSTAPLVKIPEVYFPPKFNLTAIITILPAAFVVIAEHIGHLVVTEKIVGRELSRDPGLHRSMMGDGISTTLSGIFGSVPTTTYGENIGVLAITKVYSVWVIGGAAIFSIVLAFSGTLTALIRSIPTPVIGGISMLLFGVIAASGIRMLIEEKVDYSKSRNLILTAVIMIIGLSGAYINIGEVKLKGMALATVVAIVLNLFFLSFEKFNLLNE, translated from the coding sequence TAAGGCGCTGCCGCTGAGCCTCCAGCATATGTTCGCTATGTTTGGGGCTTCCGTATTGGTGCCGATCCTGTTTAAAATCGACCCGGCAACAGTACTATTTTTTAATGGTGTCGGCACTCTGCTCTACATTTTCATTACCAAGGGTAAGATACCTGCTTTTTTGGGTTCCAGTTTTGCTTTTATTGCCCCGGTTTATGTTGTTATGGCCGGTTATGACTATCGTACAGCCTTGGGCGGATTTATTGCCGCAGGTATTACCTTTATAACGGTGGCTATAATTGTTAAATTTGCCGGAATAGACTGGCTGAAAAAAGTATTTCCGCCGGCGTCCATGGGCGCTATTGTTGCCATTATCGGACTGGAGCTGGCGCCGGTGGCCGCTGATATGGCCGGTTTCCCGGTAGGACTAAACACCAAAGCGCTGGATCCGAAAATGGTCACTATTTCCATGGTGACTTTGTTGACTGTTATATTGGGTTCAGTTCTTTTCAGAGGATTTTTGAAGGTGATTCCTGTTTTAATAGGCGTTATAGTTGGTTATATTGTCTCAGTTTTAATGGGGGTGGTAAGCCTTGAGGCAGTGTCAACGGCGCCTTTGGTTAAAATTCCCGAAGTATATTTTCCTCCCAAATTTAATTTAACAGCTATTATAACTATTTTACCTGCGGCTTTTGTGGTAATAGCTGAACACATAGGACACTTAGTGGTAACGGAAAAGATTGTGGGACGCGAACTTTCCAGAGACCCCGGTCTGCACCGGTCCATGATGGGGGACGGCATTTCTACCACCCTGTCCGGCATCTTCGGATCTGTTCCTACGACCACTTACGGTGAAAATATCGGTGTTTTGGCTATCACTAAAGTTTACAGTGTATGGGTCATTGGCGGTGCAGCAATTTTTTCTATAGTCCTGGCTTTCTCCGGTACCCTGACAGCTTTAATTCGAAGTATTCCTACTCCTGTTATCGGCGGCATATCGATGCTGTTGTTCGGAGTTATTGCCGCTTCCGGAATTCGGATGCTCATCGAAGAAAAGGTAGACTACAGCAAATCCAGAAACCTTATCTTAACGGCTGTTATTATGATTATAGGCTTAAGCGGAGCTTACATTAACATCGGTGAAGTGAAGTTAAAAGGTATGGCCCTAGCCACAGTCGTAGCAATCGTTCTTAACCTTTTCTTCCTTAGCTTCGAAAAGTTCAATCTGCTGAATGAGTAA